A region of the Haematobia irritans isolate KBUSLIRL chromosome 5, ASM5000362v1, whole genome shotgun sequence genome:
acccaccattttcggcacacctctttatggtcctaaaataccagacaaattggataaaaactacggtttctataagcccaagaccccaaatcgggaggtcgttttatatggggaccataccaaaacatggatcgatactcacaatttttggcacacgtatttgtggtcctacaatacctctagatttccaatttcaggtaaattgaataaaaactgcggtttctataagcacaagaagtaaaatcgggagatcggtctatatgggggctataccaaaacatgaacagatactcaccatttttggcacacctctttatggtcataaaatacctctagatttcaaatttcaggcaaattggataaaaacttcgatttctataaacccaagaccccaaatcgggaggtcggtttatatgggaactatatcaaaacctggaccgatatagcccatcttcgaacttgacctgcctgcagacaaaagacgagtttgtgcaaaatttcagcacgattgcttcattattgaaggctgtagcgtgattacaacagacagacagacggacagacggacatcgttatatcgtcttagaatttctccctgatcaagaatatatatactttatatagtcggaaatcgatatttcgatgcgttacaaacggaatgacaaacttattatacccccgtcaccattctatggtggtgggtataataattgaTACCACAAATCAATCAGTAATTGACAGAATTAAAACGTGTGCTTCGtgttttttaaaggaaatagaAAAGGAATTCCTGAATCCTACTGGCCTCTAAAGCTGAATATTCAACTACCAATTAGGGATTGTATTGCCAATAAAAAGaggttgattttttaattttcgattattgaaaagtcgacttttggcATCGGGACTTTCGATGCATTTTCAGCATGAAAAGTTTGGTTTTCGACTTTtcgaatatttctttaaaagtcGATTATATGGCTAACATTAAATTAGTCAATTTAactcaattttctcaaaaccaaATGTCTATCAGTCGAATTTTGGATACAAGAATTTCGACATTTGTATTCCGAATACAAATTTGTTGGtgtttgtaatttgtaattttaacaaaatttttaaaataagtttttgttgCATATCTAGGCTACCATGGCACAAAGGGTagcaagcacggttgccacagttgatagaattcgaccaaaaattttagattttttactgtttggtagattggtagaattcttcatgttttggtagatatttgtaaattttctatagaaataaaatttttacaaaattttctatcaaaataaaattttgacaaaattttctacagaaataaatttttgacaaaattttctatagaaacaaaattttgacaaaattttctatagaaattaaattttgacaaaattttctatagatatacaattttgaaaaaattttctatagaaattaaattttgacaaaattttctatagatatacaattttgacaaaattttctatagaaataaaattttgacaaaattttctatagaaataaaatgttgacaaaatattctatagaaataaaattttgacaaaattttctatagaaataaaattatgaaaaacttttctatagaaataaaattttgacaaaattttctatagaaataaaatttttgttgttttttttttttatttcagcttaaaaccatgcattgactaaactacaagtgtagcttaaccaacagaggaaaaaatgtttgtcaaatttatttgggcaaagccctatagactgcaggatggttggatggacgcacgtttcctcatcagcatcctctacttgcagcaaaactatcaaccaattatcagaataaattcaagcagttcactaaacccaaaagtaaaccacacttgaaccttccgaaaaaaggttttatatgatagccggcttatgccgaaataaattcgtacaaacatatctcttttcctttgccaccgtcaaatcatcgatttgagtgtagttggctgggtttgacaataaataaaattttgacaaaattttctatagaaataaaattttaacaaaattttctacaaaaataaaattttgacattttttttttgtaaaattttctctaaagtttggtagattatttttggcaaccgTGGTAGCATACCCACCTTGCATAAAAAGTATCTTGGGTTCAATCCCAAATCCCAGCGGTGAGATTTATGAGTGTTTCAAAGAGTGCCAACGACTATTAAAATAGCAACAACTTTTCTAGATAAATACAGCAGTCAgttttttgctatttttttctctataagtGTATTGCAAAAACACTTTCCGAATCAAAACTTATTTAATACATATTGATAACTAAAAACTAAAACTCGTCTATTATgcgataaaaaaaatgttcaaacaaACTAGATTGCTTAGTTTTGCAATCTCTGCATGAGTAGTTAGTTGTTACCAGACCTCGGATGTGAACAAACTATAGCGCAAAGATTTTtatacaataaattaaaaaaactatgtaTCTGTGGACTTTGGCTGTGGGATTTATTCTAatcttatatatctttcgattaAATCGCaattataatattttggcaTTTTTTGCTCCTAGAATAAGGACAGAAAATGGCAGCAATGTGGAAAATATTGTACCAACCATGCcgggaaaaacaatttttggaaataccTTTGATACAGCAGGTTTAGATTTTGGTAAGTGCCCTGGAATATTGACCCCGCAAGCATTGAGCAACAGCAAACATGAAAATCTTACACTCACTGAAAAAAAGTCTGCTCGTTTCAAACAACAAAGTTTGatattttcgcaaaaaaaaatggcGGCCTTTCATCGTGCACTATCGAACATTTTCACTGTAACAATTCTTTGCAGTAGTAATTTTAAGGAAGAAATCTCGTTGaattaatgttttataaaattgcAATGATTGTTAGTAAAGGCACTATATTTTCTCTTGTTTTTATATCATAAATTCGCCAAACTAAAGTTTTTTAATAGAGAAACagctattttgccaaaaatggtacactcatagaaaagacCTAATAGCAGTCGGAATCTGTTGCTATAGTTTTGCTCATAAATGTGatcaacaaacttttttttttactgttatgctttaatttgagaaaaaattcagaTTTTTGAGCAAATGCAAGACATATTCTTAATCCTCCAATGGGTGAGAAGGTCCCTGGGGaccattttaattttcaaactgAAATTACTCCTTCATGGTCCAAGGAAAGTATACACGTTCCCCACATATATTccaagaaaatgttataaagaatattttaatgTATCCGGGTGTGTTCTGAATTTCCCTCCACATAGATCTCCCCTTTCACTTTGATTTCCTAATAGCAGTCGGAATCTGTTGCTATAGTTTTGCTTATAAATGCGATCAACAAACTTTTTCTTACTGTTATGCtttaatttgagaaaaaaattcagaTTTTTTAGCAAATGCAAGACATATTCTTAATCCTCCGATGTGTGAGAAGGTCCCTGGGAACCATTTTCATTTTCAAACTGAAATTATTCTTTGATGGTCCAAGGAAAGTATACCCGTTCCCCACATGTATTccaaggaaattttataaagaatattttaatgTATACGGGTGTGTTCTGAATTTTCCTCCACATAGATTTCCCCTTCCACTTTGATTTCCTAATAGCAGTCCGAATCTGTTGCTATAGTTTTGGTCATAAATGCGATCAACAAACTGTTATActttattttgagaaaaaattcacatttttgagCAAATGCAAGACATATTCAAATGGGTGAGAAAGTCCCTGGGGACCATTTTCAAACTGAAATTACTCTTTGATGGTCCAAGGAAAGTATACCCGTTCCCCACATGTATTccaaggaaattttataaagaatattttaatgTATCCGGGTGTGTTCTGAATTTCCCTCCACATAGATTTCCCCTTTCACTTTGATTTCGCCCCCCAAAATTTTGGTTGTTCTTGGTGTTccgtgaaacaaattttttgaattcgCCCACCGAAAAAGGACAATCTGCAAATCACATGGTTTAAAGATGAGAAGTAAACAAGTTGTTTACGTTGGTGTCACAaacttacgtttttttttttttggaaaaaatacaaaatacctgcttgtttgaatttatttgaaatggGTGCATAGTCGTATTCACACAAAAGTCGTATAaccaattttttagaaataacataattttttctcaagTATTTATCCCCCAATACTTATGAGGCAtatagaaaacatatttttgcaaATAAGAAAGATTCCACTAAAAAAAATCCGTCAAAAGTAGCTCACAGAACATCCCCGACGGGAACAATTCCCCACAAGTATTTCATGTGAAACCCAGAACATACACGATTGTTAGCACttttttttggctaaatttcactttccattttttaagcaaattttttaccgttttaacagatttttctgctgtttctactaacaaatttctttgggtgtatgaaaatgaaatgccggaataatttttattaaagtaaatttttggcTCTTTCATTCGCtctataaaaatcatatacactcggagaaatttgttattaaaatttgttatataaaattaggacttttttcgtattttcatagattaaaatttttatgtacatAATTTTCGTATTTCAGTTGGTACATTCAAATACTTACGCAGTTGTGCATCAAAAATGAAACGTAGCTATGTCCAATATATAGCTGGTAAAACACTCCTGAATGTAATCGATGCAGAATTAGCTGAAATGGTTTTCAACAATACCAAATTGATTACCAAAGGCTTTGTCTATGACTTTCTACGACCTGCTTTGGGTGATGGTCTATTAGCTTCTACAGATCAAAAATGGCATTCAAGACGTAAAATGTTAACACCAGCTTTTCATTTTAATATACTGGGATATTTTCATGAAATCTTCAAGtgagttgtaaaaaaaaaaattattgtaaaacaaatttttattgctatttatTTTTAGGGAAGAAAGTGTTAAGtttgttcaatattttgaaaatatcgatgctaaggaaattttgttggaTGAATATATACCAAAGTTTACCCTGAATGTTATATGTGGTAAGTAATCGATGTCTTTCATTCctaataaatattaaacatcGTGCCTGTTCTGATACACACATTTATCGCTTTCGTGAGGTGTCACACTTAAGAGGTGTTCTGGACTACACTTTacaaataaatagcagattttgaAACTttaatgtgtgttttttttatattttgcacattttattaAGCAAAATCAGTTGAATATACCACGAAGTAGGTTTTTATAAAACtatctaaaatttgaacaaaaaattcttcTGAATGGTGTATATTTTTAGGGATTTTAGGGGTTCTTTTTCCACATTCTGCTGTAATTTTCCTgtgaaatagttttttttatgattactgtctgcaaataaaatgtatcgcagaaaaaatcagctgtttgcATTTTTCGAtcagaaattccaaaaaattttctcacgtgTGAGTCAGAACCACTAGCTTTTTGAGGGGTGTGAAGAATGTGTGCTGTGTGGTGTACAGTGTGGTGAGACTCAGAACAGGCATGAATACTTGACATGAAGTTTTGTTGTTCAACAACAAGAGATTTTGTTAactgttaaagggtgatacggtcaaaatttggtcaatataaacttgacgtatttctttcaattttgcatttaaaaaacctgaacacccctcattttgaaggtgtgtgtgtgtagaatgttgttcctattttgattttggaattcactcttcagttgtcaaaatgccgtccaagcaagaagagcagcgtatcaaaattttgctcgcacatcgcgaaaatccgagctactcgcacgcaaagctggaaaaatcaCTTAAAGTTGCCaattcaaccgttacaaatgtaattaaagtgtttggggaacgtttgtcgacagccaggaagtctggatcggggggaattcgaaaaccggaagccgctgagacgacaaagagagttgcggtagtttcaagcgaaaccctaacctctctctccgagatgccgtgcatcgagccaaaaaacgagccggactatcgacttacaagaaggtagtgactccaaatcgcgatgataaacaaaatacgacggccaaagcgcgatcccggaggctgtacacgacgatgctgacgaagtttgactgcgtgataatggacgacgaaacctacgtcaaagccgactacaagcagcttccgggacaggagcagcattttcatagcttccgggtctggaaaccaagaaatttacgtgaaagagtgtttgaataaacatctgctgcctttcctgaagaaacacggttgttccgtactgttttggccggattttgcatcttgccattacggtaaaaaggccatggagtggtacgccgccaacaacgtgcaggtggttcccaaggacaagaaccctcccaacacgccagagctccgcccaattgagaaatactgggctattgtcaagcggaacctaaagaagaccaaaaaaactgctaaggacgagcagcagttcaaggcaaactggctttctgcggcgaagaaggtggacaaggtggctgtacaaaatctgatggcaggtgtcaagcgtgagacccggcaattcggatttggaaaagcgaaagcctaactgaatatttttcctgaattttatactaattgaacttgaaaaagaaatttaatttgattttttaaataaacgatttcaccgatttacacgcgttttcccttgaccaaattttgaccatatcaccctttaataccaACTATTGTTTGCGAGTGTAACTAAAATCATATTTTCCGTTATTCATACCACCATCGTTTTCCGTTATTCATACCCCCATACGTTGAAGCATTTAACACTCATAAGAATATGAAGGAACCTCCCAAATTGATcggtttttgctttggaacaatCGTtcctatttttaaaatgtttgaaaaatagaTCAGGATTTGAGTTCCATTCCATCCCATGTGGCTTAGAGTTTTCGAAACCTCTCCAGTCTCTCTACAGTTCAGAGTTCTTTAATACTAGAAGGAATTTGCTGTATGAGAGTCGTTTTTGTAAAGAGTTATTTTTGTCCCACAGCAGTCTGGATCTTCAGGCTTTTTGGGGTACTTCTTTGATTACAAACCAGGCAAACATTTGGAACCTAGGATTCCCTAGTTTCTCTATTTAGATTTTAAACCTCTTACCTTCCCTCTTTTTTGTTTCCATCGGAAATTCATACGTATATCAGGTATGTGGCCAACTTATGACAGTGGAAAATTGTCGAACTCTTTCTCCGTAACATTGATAAATATCCCTGTTAGCTTCATAGATCTTCATATCCTCGTAATTAGTAGGTGTTgggaaagtgattgaaaataaGGAAAGAAGAGATACAAATATATACAACTGAATGCAGTGCGAGCCGTATTAAGTATAAGAAAGCTTTGGTCAACATGTGAATGAATCTTTTAATAAATAACTGTAGTATTGTCTTGCATTATATGTAGTATACATACTTAAAAATATGTTCTTCTTTAGAGACTGCATTGGGAGTAAAATTGGACGAATGTCTGAATGGTGACGAGTACCGCaagaatttttgtgtatttgaagAATGTTTCAATAGGCGTGCCAATAATCCTCACTTAATGATCGAATCCATTTATAAAAGATTGGAAGAACACAAATACTTGCCAGCTCTTAAAATAGTCCATGATTTCTCCAGTGACATTATTAAGAAGAAACGGGAAATCTTTGCCAATGAAATTAACAATGAAGAGCAAGAGCAAGATCAAGAAGAATATCAGTaagtaaatatgaaaaaaaaaaattaatgaatgtgataagaaaatatttcattttttagatttttgaaaaaacgttATGCAATGCTGGATACCTTACTGCGAGCTGAACAAGAAGGTCTTATCAATCATGAAGGCATTTGTGAAGAAGTTGATACATTTATGTTTGAAGGCTTCGATACCACATCGATGACTTTAGTTTTTTGCCTGATGAATTTATCGCTTTATCCGGAAATGCAAGATCGATGTTATCAGGAAGTATTGGACAACGTAGATGATGATTTGACGAATTTAGATATTACTCAGTTAAATCGTTTGAAATATTTAGAATGTTTTCTCAAAGAATCTATGCGTTTGTATGCAACCGTTCCCGTAATAATGCGCGAAGCAGTCGAAGAAACTCGATTACCAAATGGTTTGATTTTACCTGCACACAGCTTCATTTCATTGCATATCTTTGATTTACATCGTAATCCCAGGCATTTTGCCAAACCTGAGGTGTTCGATCCAGATCGATTCCTACCAGAAAATTCAAAAGATCGTCACCCATATGCTTTTGCCCCATTTAGTGCGGGCCAAAGGAATTGCATAGGTAAGTAATGGAAacaagaaataaatagaaatattggAGGGGTAAAATATATATCATAACATATAgaggaaattttccttaaagcaaaTGTTTAAGAAGGAACACATAATAGAAATATAACCAGACTTTGGAGAGTATATTTATACTAACCTCTTTaggtacaatttttttcaacattttgcattcatcttttttaataatacgTTGCTTTGATGATATCATATAGTAGGCTCCTTCCCGCCTTCTGCTCTTTTTGTActtatgttttaattaaactttttctTATTTTCTCCTTAGGACAAAAATTCGCAATGTATGAGATGAAGACATTACTGGTGCACATCCTTAAGCATTTTAAAATTGAACCTCTAGTCAACCCAAaaacatttgaatttaaatCTGGCATTATTATAAGGCCTAAAAGTGAagtaaaagttaaatttataaaacgaaataaataaatcacaTTTGCGCTGTAAGATATGTAGTTCGTATCAGTATCTAATAAGGGACAATGGAAACAACATGATATGAGTTTTATATCAGCGATAAAGTACCTCCATCTTACAACAGAGTTCGTAGAGAAACCAAATATTGTGGCCAGCATTAAGgtgttctaccaaaatttgtttATCAAAGTATGGGATTGAGCTCGCGAAACAGGTCAACAAAAAATAGACAATATGAGAAAGCTATACCAAATAAGTTAATCcataattttgtacatttttcttGTACATGAAATTCATATGTAAGCCATTTTCATTTAAAGATATTTTAGCGATTTATTATGATTGGAAGTAGAAATTATATATACTTAATTCCagcatcgttttttttttttttttgataatgttGCAGCAATATTGCTTTAGTatttttatgtatgtatataattaagatttgtataaaaaagtataaCCGAATGATATTAATGGAATATACATTTTacaattcaatagaaaaataataatgtaTATGAATGAGATTTGATCACGGACacggaaaataaattaaaacaaatattcgTACAAAACACACAACAAAAAGAGGAAAATACTCATGATCTTAACCAAAGGAATTTCTTAGAAACATAAAATGGGAATTTAACTTAATACTCTaagaatgttgaaaaaaatattcgttttttttcttaaatataaatttgtatactTTTAGAAAGCTGCCAGTAAACCCTAAAATGGTGGGAAACATAAAAAACTGAAGGCCAACTTAAATTAATGTTGCCATAAACACACACGTGTTGAGTcgagtaaaaaattaaaataatttcattttgttgtgGGAATCTAACTCCAGTTTTGACCTGGGATTTATGTAGTATTATTGGGATCTTCGGTCTTGTGGAATTCTTCTAAACACAATTTACAACTCCATGAACCTTCTGGTGGTGTCACCAGAGGAGGAGACAGACAATACATGTGATAGCCACGATCACAATCGTCGCAGAACAATAACTGATCATCATTATCGgatgtaccacaaatggaacaaTATTTGCATTCAATG
Encoded here:
- the LOC142241930 gene encoding putative cytochrome P450 4p3 codes for the protein MYLWTLAVGFILILYIFRLNRNYNILAFFAPRIRTENGSNVENIVPTMPGKTIFGNTFDTAGLDFVGTFKYLRSCASKMKRSYVQYIAGKTLLNVIDAELAEMVFNNTKLITKGFVYDFLRPALGDGLLASTDQKWHSRRKMLTPAFHFNILGYFHEIFKEESVKFVQYFENIDAKEILLDEYIPKFTLNVICETALGVKLDECLNGDEYRKNFCVFEECFNRRANNPHLMIESIYKRLEEHKYLPALKIVHDFSSDIIKKKREIFANEINNEEQEQDQEEYQFLKKRYAMLDTLLRAEQEGLINHEGICEEVDTFMFEGFDTTSMTLVFCLMNLSLYPEMQDRCYQEVLDNVDDDLTNLDITQLNRLKYLECFLKESMRLYATVPVIMREAVEETRLPNGLILPAHSFISLHIFDLHRNPRHFAKPEVFDPDRFLPENSKDRHPYAFAPFSAGQRNCIGQKFAMYEMKTLLVHILKHFKIEPLVNPKTFEFKSGIIIRPKSEVKVKFIKRNK